ataatatacCTTCTTCTCATGCACCCTTGGAACATTCTCCAGCAAAGAAAATATGTTAGACTATAAAACAAaccccaataaattaaaaagaatttaaatagtaCAATGTATGTTCACTGACAATTATATAATGAAATTAGAAGTCAATTACATGAGGAAATTTGTGAAATTCCAAAATATGTGAAGACTGAAAAACACATTCCAAAAATAACCAATGAGTTGAAGTATAAATCACATGGGGAAATATAAAATCCttttaactaaatgaaaatgaaaacacaatataccattAGTTATTGAATGCATCTAAAGCAGTTCTAAACATGCAATGTATAGCTGAACACCTACAttctaaaagaagaaagatctcaaatcaataacctaaacttctaccttaagaaactgaaaagaagcaGAGTACACTAAACCCATAACCAGAACAAGGAAGGGAATAATGATTGAACTGATGATATAAATAGAAACTAGAAAAACAGTTGAGAGAAGTCAATAAAAGCAAAAGGTATTTCTTTGAAATCAATAGAATTGATAAACTTCTAGCCAGACTAATcaatataaaaagagagaagatacaaattactAAAATTGACAATTAAAGAGGGAATGTGGAGCGCAGAGCGGTTTAGTCGGTGGCCGAGGGAGCATTGTCTGTTGGTTGTGGTTTTTCGTTGGGGCTACCCGAGGCGAAGCGCCGGTCGAAGAAGCGGCTCAAGACATCAGTTTTGGGTAGAAGAAAATGGCCCGAACCAAGCAGACTGCTCGTAAATCCACCGGGGGGAAAGCCCCGCGCAAACAGCTGGCCACCAAGGCTGCCCGGAAGAGCGCCCCCTCTACCGGCGGGGTGAAGAAACCGCACCGTTACAGGCCCGGGACCATTGCGCTTCGAGAGATCCGGCGTTACCAGAAATCGACCGAGCTTCTGATCCGGAAGCTGCCCTCCCAGAGGTTGGTGAGGGAGATCGCCCAGGATTTCAAAACCGACTTGAGGTTCCAGAGCGCGGCCATTGGCGCTCTGCAGGAGGCTAGCAAAGCGTACATGGTGGGTTTATTTGAGGATACCAACGTGTGTGCCATCCACGCGAAGAGAGTCACCATCATGCCCAAAGACATCCAGTTGGCTCGCCGGATACGGGGAGAGAGAGCTTAAGAGAAGGCGGTTTTTACGGTGTTTTGTAGTAAATTCTGTAAAATACTTTGGTTtaatttgtgacttttttttgTAAGAAATTGTTTATAATATGTTGCATTTGTACTTAAGTCATTCCATCTTTCACTCAGGATGAATGCGAAGTGACTGTCCACAGGCCTCAGTGGTGAGCGCTGTTGCTCGGGAGTGACGAGTTGCTAATATGCAGAAGGGGTGGGTGAGGTTTCTTGCTTCTCATGATGCATGTTTCTGTATGTTGATGACTTGTTTGGGTAGCTATTAAGGTACTAGAATTGATAAATGTGTACAGGGTCCTTTTGCAATAAAACTGGTTATGACTTGATCCAAGTGTTTAACAATTGGGGCTGTTAAGTCAGACCATACATCACTGTGATAGAATGTGGGCTTTTTCAAGGGTGAAGATACAAGTCTTAACCACAGTGTAACTTAcagtttccttaaaaaaaaaaaaaaaaagtaaacctgGCAGCTATAGAATATACTATGTGCATTTATAATAGCTATTTTATATATTGTAgtgtcaacatttttaaattaaatgttttacattCACATGTGGTGGGGAGTCTTGTCATTGAGGTGTGTGTAACTTGGGAGTCCAGGTGGTTTTCTCCCAACTAGACTGCACTTGATTTAGTTGTAGGAAATGCTATGCCGCATTGTACCTTGCATAAGTCCTCATTCTACCACATGTTAACTAACCCTCTAGTTGATAACTGCAGACACTAATGGGGGATTTTATTTATAAGGGCTCTAGAGAATATAGAAGTTTTTCACACCAGCATCTTCTGTTACTAATCTTCAGATTATACTAGTTAGTGCAGCTTTTCATTGTGTCGTGGTGGGTCTCATAACTAGGTTGAGTTTTTCTCCTCTACCAAGAGGAGACAATACCGAACTTCTTTTCCTTGTGGAGTTTGTATTATAGTAACCCTTAGAGTAAACTTGCTGTGGGAGAAGGGCACACAGCTCCAGCTCACTGAACTTCTGCCAATTACGATGTCGGGCTAGGTTACGTCTAGTATACCGTCCTGGGGAAATCACTTTTACAGAGATGGCCTTCAgagtggttttcaaattttatctCCTATTGAAGTTTATAGGTCAATTATGTGTGTTGactaaatttacaaataaagttgTTTATCCAACTTAAGTGTTAAACCTAAATTGAATGTGCAAAGCTTTAATCCATTACCTAAGTTCTTTGTATCTTAAAGTTtgaacttaaattatttcagctTCTGCTTGGTAGGCAAAAAGAATCTTATTTACAAAGATGATTGTAGAAAGCATGTAAATTAATTCCAACAATTGTGTTCTGATATCTAAAAATACTGTGATTGCTCTATAAAACTGTGGACTTGGGACAAAAGTACAATAGGGTTTTTTCTCCCTGTATTGTCAGGGAATTCAAAATACTTTTATCACATCTAAGGTCCAGTACAACAGGCcagagaaacttttaaaatgcTACGGCTCAGATTTGGGATCTCTTCAATGAGCTGGCTTCTGAAGCAggttttatagaatttttttatGCAGCAGGTTATTATAACACAAATCCACAGGTGTAGAACTCACTGGTCTAAGCCCCCTTTCAGTTTGAAACCAGTTTCTTTAACCAGTGAAGGCTCCAAGTGTTGCAGTAGGTTAGTGTCAGCAAGGCATGGGCAGAGCATTCTGTTAGGAAGCTAGTAACTGTATAAAGAATACTTGCCCTATtaaaatagctttttttaaaatagaagtttGCGTAAGTGTCAGATTCCAGGGACTTATTAAGGGAGCAAGCTAAGAGTTTTAAGTCAAAAGGCTTTGGGTGGGATCTTGGTAACTTGAGCCTTGTGAGTTGTTGAAGGTGGAGACCAGTACTACACAGTGAAGTGGTTTTCTCTTGGAAACAAGTTCTGGAATAAGCACAGCACACAGTTCTGATAGTCGCCTCATTTCTGCTTCTGACTACAATCCTAGCCCTGGGCTGTGCTCTGGAGTGTCTTGTAGTGTCTAGCATATAAGTATACAGGCTGTTTGCACTGATAGGTTATTACAGGTAGTAAAACTTAAAACTAAGTGGGTGACAGTTGAATCTCTCGGTAGCATCCTGATAATACCAGGGTTCTTGGAATTTATCTTATTACTCAGTTTAGCATCTGCTGCTCAAGTGCATCTCATGGTTTCAGATTTGGCTTGAGCACATGTAACGCAAGCAGAAGTATTTTTTTGGTTCCAGGAAGCTGCCCATACAGGATACTGCTGGGTTAAGGGTGCAAGGAGGAAAGCAGGAGATAGCCTGTGCCCTTGATGGATGagatgaaaataaagtttttgaagttgagactttcaaaaaaaaaaaaaaaaaagagggaatgtAACTACTGAGCTTAGAAAAATAAGAAGTTTCTAAAGGAATACTATTAACACTTGTATGTCAACAAAGTAGAtaacatagaaacagaaaattcctGGAGAAACAAATTACTGAAACTGACttaacaagaaatagaaaatgtgcaTAGACCTTTAACAGGTAAAAGATTGAATTACTAATGAAAAAAATTCGCAGAAAATCTAGGCCCTGATGACTTCATGAGAAAATTCtgtcaaatgtttaaagaagaattaacataaaTCCTTCACAAACTTCAATGATATCAATGTATAGTGGACACTTCCCAACCCATTCTCTGAGGCCAATAATATATTGGATGCCCAAATCAGACAAGTTATCAAAAGACAAGAAAACTTACAAATACAGTTtttcaaaaatcttcaacaaaatactggcgAACTCCAATTagcaacaaacaaacagataatacacaatgaccaggtgggatttatatcaggatgcaagggtggttcaacatacgACAATGGATCaaattaataaaagataaaattgcttgatcatctcaatacattATAAAAAAGTATTTGGCAATATTCAACAACTTACATGatgaaacacatacacacaaaaaagactaagaaaggaaatgagctacctcaacctgataaaaattatatattaaaaacccaggGCTAACATCATAATTAAGGTATAATTAAAGTTAAAAGCTAGATGATTTGCCCCAcagatcagtaacaagacaagaATGCACACTCGCCTCATTTCTATTCAGCAATATCCTGGAGGTTCAGGCAAGGAAAtaagcatgaaaaagaaatgaaatcatctAGTTGAAAAGAATAAGGAAAGCCATTTCTATTTGATGAGGATGTGATCTTGAATatggaaaatccaaaggaatccttaaagaaaaaactaTGAGAGCTAATATAAATTTCAGCAAAGTTGTAGAATGAAAAGATGACATTTCTAAACACAAGTAATGAACTcctaaatgaaattaataattcctaaaatgaaattaataaaaggaattaatattaaattaaaatacccCTAGTTTTTGATGCTTTTAAATAGCATCAAAAACTAGGGGTAAATTTACTGAAAAAGTGAAAGATTTGTACACTAAAAACTTCACTGACATGAATTAAGAACAAAAGAcctaacaaaaaaggaaagacatcTCATGTTCATGATTTTCAAAACTTATCTCATTAAGATAGCAAtaatttttacaataattttaCAATGGTTTGCAGAATCCAAGTCCAACAATCTATACTGCCCCTTCTCCTGATCTCCTTTCCTCCTGAGCTTCCTTTCTCTCCTGCTACTGACCCACTGGCACCCACCCATCCAGACACACGTCCACCTCCATCTCTGCACATCTCCACCCTATGCTTTGAAAACATAGGCTAGGCCAGGCCACCACTCATGCTCTCATTTCTTCCATGTCTCTGAGTCTCTGCTCTAATGTGCTTTTCCAAGAAATCTTTCTTGATAACACCatctcaaatattatttcattcactCTATATCCCCTGTCTTGGTTTctaggctgctgtgacaaataccagacaatgggtttgcttaaacaatgggaaattgcTGGCTAAttgttttgaggctgggaaaagtccATAATTGAAGCATCAGTGAGGCGgtgctttttccccaaagtctaaaatattcCAGTGCTGGCTGCTgataatccttggggttctttggcttgtctTCCTGCCTCAGGTCACGTGGTGAtttcccctccttttctctttGGGGTTTCTGTTGAGTTCTGACTTCCTGCTTCCACTCCTCTCATTGGCTTTGTCTTCATAAGAACaccaataataggattaaaatcCATCCTTATACTgtttgccacaccttaactaaagataacacatcaaagggtcctatttgcaatgggctcatacccaccagaatgctgttaagattaagaacatattttttttcctgaggtacATAGTTCCACCTACCACATCCCCTtagcctgttttattttttttcttctcaaatttatcctaatttttactgttttacttgttcattctttttgaatgcttgtttattgtctatctctatgaaaagaatgaagttctatgAGGACATGGAGATTATTTTGTTCACAGCTCTATTTCCAGAGACTAGAaaattgcctggcacatagacaTGATGTTAAAAATTGCCAAATATCTTTGGGGAGGTAACTTAACATAGAATAATTCTAAAATGGAATGCCACCAGGTTTTACTCCTATTTGtgcatatgattaaaaaaaaacaacaaatactgAACCCATTTTAGTAAGAGACTTCAAATTTCAGTAACTCATAaacattcttttgcattttcctCAGTGCCCTTTGAGTTTATTCATTTTAGTCATTTCTTAATGGAATTTGTTGATCTCAATAAAGTatagttttaataattttattgagctCTTAAGAAAATAATGGCTACTTCATTTGGTAGTGTGAACATGTTCATGGGAATAGAATTATTTAACGGACATTCTAACGCATCTTGgggtaaattaaatgaaataatacaaaaccattCAAAAAATCTTTtacaaactaggaaaaaaaaatcctgttttggTTTTATCCATCTGGGAAAGATACTTTTCGTTTGTCACTGTAGTGCCATGTCATACTGCGATTGTCAaataattgaattttataaaCCAAATGAGCCAGCAATTCTTGTTCAAGTTAAATATATCTGTAAGAtacaacagacacacacacacacacaaacaaacacacaaacacataaaattaaaattattcagggCATATGTCAAAGACTCTTAATCTTAATGGAAAGACTGCAAATACATATGTACTTTTATCAACACATGATTAAAGTGCCTAATCCCAAAAAGTACAATAAAGGAGTGGCCTAAGCAAAATTAATTGGTTGACAGCATAAGTAGAAGgttttattatgtatttaataGTGTTTGCTGTTTCCCAAGGttctgtgtgtctatgtgtgtatgtTATTGAAAGCACACTTCAGGCAACATTATAAGTCTATTTTATACCATGTAACAACaccagcttttaaaaattgtgtatcGTTAAGGATGAAAAGAAATCACTTAATATATATAACAATTAAATATAGGTTTTCAAtcaaacttaaaattaaataataattttaaagatgCCAAATACTAATTAGAACTGGCAAATTGCTTATAAAATACACTCATCTCATAGTATTGTTGGGAGAATAAAACAACTTAAGAATTCATAATACTTAGAATGAAGTTTGTACATAGAAAGTGCTTAATGATATTTAGGGAATATTCTTGGTGATCTAGACTCAAAAGCTTGCATCTAATTTATTCAGTTTCTTTTCCTCTGACAACATTTCCTGATATTTTATCAAGTAATTCAGCAAATTTATTTTTGGGCACCTTCTTTGCTCCAGGTTGCTCCATGGTACGAGTTTTCCACATCTGCTCCTCTTGATTTAAAGCCAGTGTTCTATAAGCAAgttgtctgttgttttaagagaATCTTCTGTCTGGATTAGTACATTGGAATCTTAAACCATTTATGAGATTGTTCTCAAATCATGGAAAAAGCAGATATATGTATAGACAGATATGTATAGACAGATAGAAGCATAGATGAATATAACTATATAAACTAACAAAAtcatattcataatacaagagaTGATGACTGTAGTAAATGC
Above is a genomic segment from Choloepus didactylus isolate mChoDid1 chromosome 11, mChoDid1.pri, whole genome shotgun sequence containing:
- the LOC119506378 gene encoding histone H3.3A-like is translated as MARTKQTARKSTGGKAPRKQLATKAARKSAPSTGGVKKPHRYRPGTIALREIRRYQKSTELLIRKLPSQRLVREIAQDFKTDLRFQSAAIGALQEASKAYMVGLFEDTNVCAIHAKRVTIMPKDIQLARRIRGERA